Proteins encoded together in one Microcebus murinus isolate Inina chromosome 18, M.murinus_Inina_mat1.0, whole genome shotgun sequence window:
- the LOC105879239 gene encoding LOW QUALITY PROTEIN: ribosomal protein S6 kinase delta-1-like (The sequence of the model RefSeq protein was modified relative to this genomic sequence to represent the inferred CDS: inserted 2 bases in 1 codon; deleted 3 bases in 2 codons), translated as MTSSRERGADLARFYTVTEPQRHPRGYTVYKVTARVVSGRNPEDVQEIIVWKRYSDFKKLHKELWQIHKHLFRHSELFPPFAKGIVFGRFDGAVVEERRXCAEDLLQFSANIPALYNSKQLEDFFKGGIINDGSELIGPPEAYSDPFIDTFPECSTEGFSSDSDLISLTVDVDSLAELDDGMASNQNSPIRTFGLTLSSDSSALGAVASESEQNKTEEEQESRSLFPGSLKSKLGKRDYLEKAGELIKLALKKEEEDNYEAASDFYRKGVDLLLEGVQGESSPTRREAVKRRTAEYLMRAESISSLYGKPQLDDVSQPPGSLSSRPPWNLRSPKAFRVLGVIDKVLLVMDTRTEQTFILKGLRKSSEYSRNRKTIIPRCVPNMVCLHKYIISEESVFLVLQHAEGGKLWSYISKFLSRSPEESFEIKEMKKSTLTKVHLQQPTSSPQDSSSFESRGSDGASMLQVLPLKTSLTPSSQDDSNQEDDGQDSSPKWPDSGSSSEEECTTSYLTLCNEYGQEKIEPGSLNKEPFMKTEGNGVDTTAIKSFPAYLVADSDGTSTQPRAHELKFFPRDDDPEAVSSPRTSDSLSRSKNSPMEFFRIDSKDSTSELLGLDFGEKSYSLKSEPLKPFFTLPDGDSNSKSFNTSESLVQFKAQDTISRGSDDSVPVISFKDAAFDDVSGTAEGRPDLVNLPGELEPTKEAAGIGPTKFTQTNTGIIESKLLEAPDVLCLSLSTEQCQAHEEKGTEELSDPSRPRSHSITEKHYAQEDLGTLFVAALDHSSSGDMSLLHSSDPKFQGLGVVDSAVTTDNTEESLLHISSPLSGANEYIANTDTLKTEEVLLFTDQTDDLAKEEPTSLFQRDSESKGESRLALEGDKEIHQIFEDLDKKLALNSRFYIPEGCIQRWAAETVVALDALHREGIVCRDLNPNNILLNDRGHIQLTYFSRWSEVEDSCDSNAIERMYCAPEVGAITEETEACDWWSLGAVLFELLTGKTLVECHPAGINTHTTLNMPECVSEEARSLIQQLLQFNPLERLGAGVAGVEDIKSHPFFTPVDWAELMR; from the exons AAGAGAGAAG CTGTGCTGAAGACCTGCTACAGTTCTCTGCCAATATTCCTGCTCTTTACAACAGTAAACAGCTTGAAGATTTTTTCAAGGGTGGAATAATTAATGATGGTTCTGAATTAATTGGTCCTCCTGAAGCTTACTCAGATCCCTTCATTGATACTTTTCCTGAGTGTAGTACAGAAGGCTTCTCCAGTGACAGTGATCTGATATCTCTTACTGTTGATGTGGATTCTCTTGCTGAGTTGGATGATGGAATGGCTTCCAATCAAAATTCTCCCATTAGAACTTTTGGTCTCACTCTTTCTTCGGATTCTTCAGCACTAGGGGCTGTTGCTTCTGAAAGtgaacagaacaaaacagaagaaGAACAGGAAAGTCGTAGCCTCTTTCCTGGCAGTTTAAAGTCCAAGCTTGGCAAGAGAGATTATTTGGAGAAAGCAGGAGAATTAATAAAGTTggctttaaaaaaggaagaagaagacaaCTATGAAGCTGCTTCTGATTTTTACAGGAAAGGAGTTGATTTACTCCTAGAAGGTGTTCAAGGAGAGTCAAGCCCTACCCGTCGAGAAGCGGTAAAGAGAAGAACAGCAGAGTATCTCATGCGGGCAGAAAGTATCTCTAGTCTTTATGGCAAACCTCAACTTGATGATGTATCTCAGCCTCCAGGATCACTAAGTTCAAGGCCCCCTTGGAACCTAAGGAGCCCTAAGGCCTTCAGAGTCCTTGGGGTGATTGACAAGGTTTTACTTGTAATGGACACAAGGACAGAACAgacattcattttaaaaggtCTGAGGAAAAGCAGTGAATACAGCAGGAACAGAAAGACCATCATCCCCCGCTGTGTGCCCAACATGGTGTGTCTGCACAAGTACATCATCTCTGAGGAGTCAGTATTTCTTGTGCTGCAGCATGCAGAAGGTGGCAAGCTCTGGTCATATATCAGTAAATTTTTGAGCAGAAGTCCTGAAGAAAGCTTTgaaatcaaggaaatgaaaaaatctaCACTTACTAAAGTTCACCTGCAACAGCCAACTTCTAGTCCTCAGGACAGCAGCAGCTTTGAATCCAGAGGAAGTGATGGTGCAAGCATGCTTCAAGTTCTGCCTTTGAAGACTAGTCTTACTCCAAGTTCTCAAGATGATAGCAACCAGGAAGACGATGGCCAAGATAGCTCTCCAAAGTGGCCAGATTCTGGTTCAAGTTCAGAAGAAGAATGCACTACTAGTTATTTAACATTATGTAATGAATATGGGCAAGAAAAGATTGAGCCAGGGTCTTTGAACAAGGAGCCCTTCATGAAGACTGAAGGGAACGGTGTTGATACCACAGCTATTAAAAGCTTCCCAGCATACCTTGTTGCTGACAGTGACGGCACCAGCACTCAGCCAAGAGCTCATGAGCTGAAGTTCTTCCCTAGAGATGATGACCCAGAAGCAGTTAGTTCTCCAAGAACTTCAGATTCCCTCAGTAGATCCAAAAATAGCCCCATGGAATTTTTTAGGATAGACAGTAAGGATAGCACAAGTGAACTCCTGGGACTTGATTTTGGAGAAAAATCGTATAGTTTaaaatcagaacctttaaaaccATTCTTTACTCTTCCAGATGGAGACAGCAATTCCAAGAGTTTTAATACTAGTGAAAGCCTGGTACAGTTTAAAGCTCAGGACACCATTAGCAGGGGCTCAGATGACTCAGTGCCAGTTATTTCATTTAAAGATGCTGCTTTTGATGATGTCAGTGGTACTGCTGAAGGAAGACCTGATCTTGTAAATTTACCTGGTGAATTGGAGCCAACAAAAGAAGCTGCAGGAATAGGACCTACTAAGTTTACACAGACTAATACAGGCATAATAGAAAGTAAACTATTGGAAGCCCCTGATGTTTTATGCCTCAGTCTTAGTACTGAACAGTGCCAAGCACATGAAGAGAAAGGCACAGAGGAATTGAGTGATCCCTCTAGGCCCAGATCTCATAGTATAACAGAGAAACACTATGCACAGGAGGATCTTGGGACCTTATTTGTAGCAGCTCTTGATCATAGTAGTTCAGGAGACATGTCTTTGTTACACAGCTCAGATCCTAAGTTTCAAGGACTTGGAGTGGTTGATTCAGCAGTAACTACAGATAACACCGAAGAAAGCTTATTGCATATTTCTAGTCCACTCTCAGGTGCTAATGAATATATTGCAAACACAGACactttaaaaacagaagaagTATTGCTGTTTACAGATCAAACTGATGATTTGGCTAAAGAGGAACCGACTTCTTTATTCCAGAGAGACTCTGAGTCTAAGGGAGAAAGTAGGTTAGCACTAGAAGGAGACAAGGAAATACATCAGATTTTTGAGGACCTTGAT AAAAAATTAGCACTAAACTCCAGGTTTTACATCCCAGAGGGCTGCATTCAAAGATGGGCAGCTGAAACGGTGGTAGCCCTTGATGCTTTACATAGAGAGGGAATTGTGTGCCGTGATTTGAACCCAAACAACATCTTATTGAATGATAGAGGACACATTCAGCTAACGTATTTTAGCAGGTGGAGTGAGGTTGAAGATTCCTGTGACAGCAATGCCATAGAGAGAATGTACTGTGCCCCAGAGGTTGGAGCAATcacagaagaaactgaagcctgTGATTGGTGGAGTTTGGGTGCTGTCCTCTTTGAACTTCTCACTGGCAAGACTCTGGTTGAGTGCCATCCAGCAGGAATAAATACTCATACTACTTTGAACATGCCAGAATGTGTCTCTGAAGAGGCTCGCTCACTCATTCAACAGCTCTTGCAGTTCAACCCTCTGGAACGGCTTGGTGCTGGAGTTGCTGGTGTTGAAGATATTAAATCTCATCCATTTTTTACCCCTGTGGATTGGGCAGAACTGATGAGATGA